In Paenibacillus sp. J23TS9, a single genomic region encodes these proteins:
- the rsgA gene encoding ribosome small subunit-dependent GTPase A, giving the protein MNQLKQYGWNMYWENNWSKEERSLHKPGRIIADHGQKYRVFTDEGEVWGEMSGKMQHTLQSKGINPAVGDWVQLHMLEGEGRAIIHSIIDRKTSISRQKAGAKSAQEQLIAANVDVLFLVTSLNDDYNPRRMERYLIMAWNSGVNPVILLSKADLCDDAEMKAAEMELIAPGVPVHVVSALENMGKDAVTSYLKEGVTVALTGSSGCGKSTIVNWLAESIEQKTQGIREEDSRGRHTTTHRELFLLPQGGLMVDTPGMRELQLYDDDGGGWEQVFADIETIGEGCRFTDCQHENEAGCAVLAAVHDGELDEKRLQNYHKTQRELQFQIKKEARTLRKVNRKDHSAKEPVRRKSAFWNSRISEE; this is encoded by the coding sequence TTGAATCAATTGAAGCAGTACGGTTGGAATATGTATTGGGAGAACAACTGGAGCAAAGAGGAACGCAGTCTGCACAAGCCGGGACGGATCATCGCGGATCACGGTCAAAAGTACAGGGTGTTCACGGATGAAGGAGAAGTGTGGGGCGAAATGTCCGGCAAAATGCAGCATACTCTTCAAAGTAAAGGCATAAATCCTGCTGTTGGCGACTGGGTTCAGCTGCATATGCTTGAAGGTGAGGGCCGAGCCATTATTCACAGTATTATCGACAGAAAGACCAGCATTTCCAGACAGAAGGCTGGTGCCAAATCGGCACAGGAACAATTGATTGCTGCAAATGTCGATGTACTATTCCTAGTGACTTCACTGAATGATGATTACAATCCGCGGAGGATGGAGCGTTATCTGATCATGGCCTGGAATAGCGGCGTGAATCCGGTCATTCTTCTGAGTAAAGCCGATCTGTGTGATGATGCGGAGATGAAGGCTGCGGAAATGGAATTGATTGCACCCGGGGTGCCGGTACATGTAGTTAGTGCGCTTGAGAATATGGGGAAAGATGCGGTTACCAGTTATCTGAAGGAGGGTGTGACGGTAGCACTTACGGGCTCATCCGGCTGCGGTAAATCGACGATCGTTAACTGGTTGGCGGAATCCATCGAGCAAAAGACGCAGGGCATCCGTGAGGAGGATAGCCGGGGACGGCATACGACCACCCATAGGGAGCTGTTTTTGCTGCCACAGGGAGGACTGATGGTGGATACGCCGGGAATGCGGGAGCTGCAGCTCTATGATGATGACGGCGGAGGATGGGAGCAGGTGTTTGCCGATATCGAAACGATCGGGGAAGGATGCCGATTCACGGACTGCCAGCATGAGAATGAAGCGGGATGCGCCGTTCTTGCAGCTGTTCATGACGGGGAGCTGGATGAGAAAAGGTTGCAGAATTACCATAAGACTCAACGCGAGCTACAGTTCCAGATTAAGAAGGAGGCGCGCACCCTTAGGAAAGTCAACCGGAAGGATCACTCTGCGAAGGAGCCGGTACGCCGAAAATCTGCGTTTTGGAACAGCCGCATAAGTGAGGAGTGA
- a CDS encoding metalloregulator ArsR/SmtB family transcription factor, with amino-acid sequence MQLEKIVNYHKALADPTRLRILLLLSEGEMNGQTLAEKLNISQPTVTHHAAKLREAALITERREKNTVYFAQNRYFIQQHAEASLHLIFKEGGKEMSEPVNENVKAAVIRNFFAKDGRLRQIPAQYKKKLIAFEHMIEQLEPGRKYPEKEINEFIKQYHDDFATIRREFIMHQFMYREDEIYELNPRELWTHWENVK; translated from the coding sequence ATGCAGCTTGAGAAAATCGTGAACTACCACAAAGCATTGGCTGATCCGACCCGGCTTCGTATTTTGCTGCTGCTGTCGGAAGGGGAGATGAACGGTCAGACACTGGCAGAAAAATTGAACATTTCACAGCCGACGGTCACTCACCATGCAGCCAAGCTTAGAGAGGCGGCACTTATTACAGAGCGACGTGAAAAGAACACGGTTTATTTTGCCCAAAACCGCTATTTTATCCAGCAGCATGCAGAGGCATCACTTCATTTGATTTTCAAGGAAGGAGGTAAGGAAATGTCAGAACCCGTGAATGAAAATGTAAAAGCAGCGGTGATTCGCAATTTCTTTGCGAAGGACGGCCGTCTGCGCCAAATTCCTGCCCAGTATAAGAAAAAGTTGATCGCATTCGAGCATATGATCGAACAACTGGAGCCAGGACGCAAGTATCCAGAGAAAGAAATTAACGAGTTTATCAAGCAATACCATGATGATTTTGCCACAATCCGAAGAGAGTTTATTATGCATCAATTTATGTACCGGGAAGACGAAATCTATGAGCTTAATCCGCGAGAGCTGTGGACACATTGGGAGAACGTCAAATAA
- a CDS encoding YpdA family putative bacillithiol disulfide reductase produces the protein MQDVIIIGAGPCGLSAAIECERRGLSTRIIEKHCLVHSIFLYPTHMQFFSTAEMLEIGDIPFPTSNEKPFRYEALAYYRKVAEHYDLAISQYEEALSLERKGDQSFVVETVDRTGTHHQYEARNVVISTGYFDHPNYIGIPGEDLDKVTHYFREAHPYSGMKVAIIGGSNSAVDAAMELIRVGAKIDMVYRGETVSENIKPWVRPVFEAMVQKGKITVHVQSHVTEISQDSVTIESKDGEISKVDNDFVLALTGFRPDRKLLSSCGVELDGDMEKPLYNTSTMESNVPGLYVAGVIASGRNANEVFIETGREHGVRIAEHITATK, from the coding sequence ATGCAAGACGTTATTATTATTGGAGCCGGCCCCTGCGGATTATCGGCCGCAATTGAATGCGAACGCAGAGGGCTGTCCACACGGATTATTGAAAAGCATTGCCTAGTGCATTCCATATTTCTATATCCGACTCATATGCAGTTTTTCAGTACGGCTGAGATGCTCGAAATTGGGGATATCCCTTTTCCTACTTCAAATGAAAAGCCATTCCGCTATGAGGCGCTAGCCTATTACAGGAAGGTGGCAGAACATTACGATCTTGCCATTTCACAGTATGAAGAAGCCCTGTCTCTTGAGCGTAAAGGAGATCAATCCTTTGTAGTCGAAACTGTTGACCGCACGGGAACCCATCATCAATATGAAGCCCGCAACGTGGTCATCTCGACAGGTTATTTTGATCATCCCAACTATATTGGCATACCGGGAGAAGATTTGGACAAAGTTACGCACTACTTCCGTGAGGCACATCCATATAGCGGTATGAAAGTTGCCATTATCGGAGGAAGCAACTCAGCCGTTGATGCAGCCATGGAACTGATTCGCGTCGGCGCCAAAATCGATATGGTCTATCGCGGCGAAACGGTGTCCGAGAATATCAAGCCATGGGTACGACCAGTGTTCGAAGCCATGGTACAGAAGGGCAAAATAACCGTCCATGTTCAGTCTCATGTTACGGAGATCTCACAGGACTCCGTTACTATTGAAAGCAAAGACGGTGAAATCAGCAAGGTGGATAATGATTTCGTCCTTGCCCTCACCGGCTTCCGTCCTGACCGCAAGCTGTTGTCTTCCTGTGGTGTTGAACTTGACGGCGACATGGAAAAGCCGCTCTATAATACATCAACGATGGAAAGCAATGTGCCCGGACTCTATGTCGCAGGTGTTATCGCATCGGGGCGCAACGCCAATGAAGTATTTATCGAGACAGGACGCGAGCACGGTGTCCGGATTGCCGAACATATCACCGCTACGAAGTAA
- a CDS encoding DUF441 domain-containing protein, with protein MDMTSLILLILAALGIISSNTPITIAMIVLLLLRVLHLQQLFPWLEKNGLTLGIVILTIGVMTPLASGKMSLQTIGESFLNWKSLLAIVIGMLVAYLGGRGASLMAANPTIVAGLLIGTVLGVAFFKGVPVGPLIAAGILSLIIGRV; from the coding sequence TTGGATATGACGTCATTGATATTGCTGATTCTGGCAGCACTGGGCATCATCAGCAGCAATACACCAATTACGATCGCTATGATTGTTCTGCTTCTGCTGCGGGTTCTTCATCTCCAGCAGCTATTTCCTTGGCTCGAAAAAAACGGACTGACTCTTGGCATTGTAATCTTGACCATTGGGGTGATGACGCCTCTGGCCAGTGGAAAGATGAGCCTGCAGACCATTGGCGAATCGTTCTTGAATTGGAAATCACTGCTCGCTATTGTGATCGGAATGCTGGTCGCCTATCTTGGTGGTCGCGGAGCTTCACTCATGGCCGCAAACCCTACGATTGTAGCCGGTTTGCTGATCGGAACCGTTCTTGGTGTAGCTTTTTTCAAAGGTGTTCCAGTCGGTCCACTGATAGCGGCAGGAATTCTCTCCCTTATCATCGGCAGAGTATAA